One window of the bacterium genome contains the following:
- a CDS encoding cupin domain-containing protein: protein MTAEFDIITILFINNTLMGFVTNIEKETLENENFRKVLFTAKHSQLVVMHLQPGEEIGEETHTLDQFIRVEMGNGKTIMDGTETNIMDGSAFVIPAGTKHNVINTSQTEPMKVYTIYSPPEHRDGTIHKTKADAVADEGDHYNG from the coding sequence ATGACAGCTGAATTTGATATAATCACTATATTATTTATAAACAACACTCTCATGGGCTTCGTAACCAACATCGAAAAAGAGACTTTGGAAAACGAGAATTTCCGTAAAGTTTTATTTACCGCAAAACACAGCCAATTGGTCGTGATGCATCTGCAACCAGGCGAAGAAATCGGCGAAGAAACGCACACCCTCGACCAATTTATTCGCGTCGAAATGGGAAATGGTAAAACAATTATGGACGGCACAGAAACCAATATTATGGATGGTAGCGCATTTGTGATTCCGGCCGGCACAAAACACAACGTAATCAATACATCGCAAACCGAACCGATGAAAGTTTACACAATTTATTCCCCACCGGAACACCGCGACGGCACAATTCATAAAACAAAAGCGGACGCAGTGGCCGACGAAGGCGACCACTATAACGGGTAA
- a CDS encoding NUDIX domain-containing protein, with protein MEIKQFTATKGFIVHEGKILIVRESGEYKDGINVKKYGVPGGRINPGERFDDCLRREVMEEAGLKITIGRPFFVSEWRPVVRGENWQITAIFFECFAENNDVKLSSDHDDFQWISPEDYKNYALIDDEIKVFEEYLKFIKNGN; from the coding sequence ATGGAAATAAAGCAGTTTACCGCCACAAAAGGATTTATTGTGCACGAAGGAAAAATCTTGATTGTGCGCGAATCCGGTGAGTACAAAGACGGAATAAATGTAAAAAAATATGGTGTACCGGGAGGGCGGATAAATCCGGGCGAACGTTTTGACGATTGTTTAAGGCGAGAAGTGATGGAGGAAGCGGGATTAAAGATCACAATCGGCAGGCCATTTTTTGTGAGTGAATGGCGCCCTGTTGTGCGTGGCGAAAATTGGCAAATCACGGCGATATTTTTTGAGTGTTTTGCGGAAAATAACGATGTCAAATTAAGTTCGGACCACGATGATTTTCAGTGGATTAGTCCGGAGGATTATAAAAATTACGCTTTAATTGATGATGAAATTAAGGTCTTTGAGGAGTATTTGAAATTTATCAAAAATGGCAATTGA
- a CDS encoding glycoside hydrolase family 88 protein, with product MIIFLVFGLISPFCADAITPNILTKNEIIKTFETIKKQVAGSLKVIPRNRFPIQTDTNGKWQTTTASGWTSGFYPGILWLLYEQSGNKLYAKEARLRETFITSQQFNTVTHDVGFMIFNSFGNAYRISKNSSDKKIVLRTAQSLATRYNPKVGLIKSWDGDQKSYQVIIDNLMNLELLFWASKNGGDPKLMEIAKTHAKNTARDFVRKDGSTFHLVNYNPANAKILSRTTAQGYAPTSTWARGQAWAIYGFTIAYRETGDKYFLTTARKTADFYINNLPADFVPYWDFSVPNKMKEPRDSSAAAIATSGLLELAKLEINPVRSVAYRNTAGSTLASLSSNNYLNQNIKQDGILLHGTYNKKDGNFDRGTVWGDYYFIEALLKYRALTK from the coding sequence TTGATTATTTTTCTTGTTTTCGGATTGATATCACCTTTTTGCGCGGACGCGATAACTCCGAACATTCTGACAAAAAATGAAATCATAAAAACATTCGAAACAATAAAGAAACAAGTAGCCGGTTCACTCAAAGTTATTCCCCGCAATCGTTTTCCGATACAAACTGACACTAACGGAAAATGGCAAACTACTACCGCCAGCGGTTGGACCAGTGGCTTTTACCCGGGAATTTTGTGGTTACTTTATGAACAATCGGGAAATAAATTATACGCAAAAGAAGCCCGCCTTCGCGAAACTTTTATAACATCACAACAATTCAATACCGTCACACACGATGTGGGTTTTATGATTTTTAATAGTTTTGGTAATGCCTATCGCATATCAAAAAATAGTAGTGACAAAAAAATTGTCCTGCGAACCGCCCAATCTCTTGCCACAAGATACAACCCAAAAGTGGGACTGATAAAATCCTGGGATGGTGATCAAAAATCCTACCAAGTAATTATCGACAACCTTATGAACCTGGAATTACTTTTTTGGGCGTCTAAAAATGGTGGCGATCCAAAACTAATGGAAATAGCGAAAACTCACGCTAAAAATACCGCACGGGATTTTGTCAGAAAAGATGGAAGCACCTTTCACCTGGTAAACTACAATCCCGCCAACGCCAAGATTCTTAGTCGCACCACAGCTCAAGGTTACGCCCCAACTTCAACATGGGCACGGGGTCAAGCTTGGGCAATTTATGGGTTTACGATCGCTTACCGTGAAACAGGCGATAAATATTTTTTGACCACCGCTAGAAAAACGGCGGATTTTTACATAAATAACTTACCGGCAGATTTTGTCCCCTACTGGGATTTTAGCGTTCCAAACAAAATGAAAGAACCGCGCGATAGTTCGGCGGCCGCGATCGCCACATCCGGACTATTAGAATTGGCCAAGCTGGAGATCAATCCGGTGAGGAGTGTCGCTTATCGTAACACCGCCGGCAGTACGCTTGCTTCACTATCTTCCAATAACTACCTCAACCAAAACATAAAACAAGATGGTATTTTGTTACACGGAACATACAATAAAAAAGACGGCAATTTCGACCGTGGGACTGTTTGGGGCGACTACTACTTTATTGAAGCGCTGTTGAAATACCGAGCATTGACCAAATAA
- a CDS encoding class I SAM-dependent methyltransferase, whose product MPNQGRKNNYTKDTSWQGVAGWYKDVVGERGSYYHQHVVLPGVTRLLSVQPYSSVLDLGCGQGVFGRFIDAKVDYLGVDLASSLVSFAQKNDPAKNHSYKVADIAKELSLDKKDFDVAVCLLALQNTDKPQVVIENAMKHLKENGRLVLVINHPCFRIPRQSAWGIDEKQNVQYRRVSSYMTAMKIPVAAHPSQGEKSPVTMSMHFSLSELSGYLAEAGFVIEKIEEWVSDKKSEGGVASRENKSRKEIPLFMGILARKVGFKDYP is encoded by the coding sequence ATGCCGAATCAAGGAAGAAAAAATAATTACACAAAAGACACCTCTTGGCAAGGAGTGGCGGGATGGTATAAAGATGTTGTTGGCGAACGCGGTTCCTACTATCACCAGCACGTTGTTTTGCCCGGTGTTACACGGCTCTTGAGTGTTCAGCCTTATAGTTCCGTTTTGGATTTGGGTTGCGGGCAGGGTGTTTTTGGACGATTCATTGACGCTAAAGTTGATTATTTGGGTGTTGATTTAGCGAGTAGTCTGGTTAGCTTTGCACAGAAAAATGATCCCGCCAAAAACCATTCATACAAGGTTGCCGATATTGCCAAGGAATTATCTTTGGACAAAAAGGATTTTGATGTGGCAGTTTGCCTTTTGGCTTTGCAAAACACGGATAAACCGCAGGTGGTGATTGAAAACGCAATGAAACATCTTAAAGAAAACGGTCGGTTGGTGTTGGTAATCAACCACCCCTGTTTTCGGATTCCGCGCCAATCCGCTTGGGGTATCGACGAAAAACAAAACGTGCAATACCGACGCGTGAGCAGTTATATGACCGCGATGAAAATTCCGGTGGCGGCGCATCCCAGTCAGGGAGAGAAATCGCCCGTAACTATGTCAATGCATTTTTCACTTTCCGAATTGAGCGGTTATTTGGCGGAAGCCGGGTTTGTGATTGAGAAAATAGAGGAATGGGTTTCGGATAAAAAAAGCGAGGGTGGCGTGGCATCAAGGGAAAATAAAAGTCGGAAAGAAATTCCGCTTTTTATGGGAATATTAGCAAGGAAAGTGGGCTTTAAGGATTACCCTTAA
- a CDS encoding ribose-phosphate pyrophosphokinase-like domain-containing protein, with translation MMKPIIVYYCEAMEQMARSITGVGSGMVRGNIQWGRFADSWPDFHIVMKDENSLRGRDVAFLAAFENPQDSVTQRWVMSAFAYYQARSLTIILPFFPTGTMERMDRQGRIVTAKSMARDLSSIPSCVSLKNRVVIWDMHALSEWFIFEGTNMLPILTSAIPMLQKHLRGLPDRNNVSVVFPDEGAKKRFGEMFSEWPLIICDKHREGNRRIVTIKEGEPRGRHCVVVDDLAQTFGTQLKCGEVLIRGGAKKISMYATHLVAPNQSWTKICNADFPIEHFWTTNSCPWTINALREADDCHPFEVLPLDCDISKQILAVRSYFEN, from the coding sequence ATGATGAAACCGATTATTGTCTATTATTGTGAGGCAATGGAACAGATGGCGCGGTCGATTACCGGCGTCGGTTCCGGGATGGTGCGAGGAAACATTCAATGGGGCCGTTTTGCCGACAGTTGGCCGGACTTTCACATTGTGATGAAAGATGAAAACTCCTTGAGGGGGCGCGACGTGGCGTTTTTGGCGGCCTTTGAAAATCCACAGGACAGTGTCACGCAACGCTGGGTAATGAGTGCTTTCGCGTATTACCAAGCGCGTTCGCTCACGATTATTCTTCCCTTTTTCCCAACCGGGACAATGGAGCGAATGGATCGGCAAGGTCGGATTGTCACGGCCAAATCAATGGCGCGTGATTTGTCGAGTATTCCATCTTGTGTTTCCTTGAAGAATCGTGTGGTGATTTGGGATATGCATGCCTTGTCGGAATGGTTTATTTTCGAAGGAACAAATATGTTGCCTATTTTGACAAGCGCGATTCCGATGCTTCAGAAACATTTGCGTGGATTGCCTGATCGTAACAACGTATCTGTCGTATTTCCCGACGAGGGCGCAAAAAAACGCTTCGGGGAAATGTTTAGCGAGTGGCCTCTGATTATTTGCGATAAACACAGGGAAGGTAATCGGAGGATCGTGACGATTAAAGAAGGTGAACCGCGTGGTCGTCACTGCGTGGTCGTTGATGATCTTGCTCAAACCTTTGGTACACAACTGAAATGTGGTGAGGTGCTTATTAGGGGTGGTGCCAAAAAAATCAGTATGTACGCGACCCACCTTGTTGCACCAAATCAGTCTTGGACCAAAATCTGCAACGCGGATTTTCCGATTGAACATTTCTGGACGACGAATTCCTGTCCATGGACGATTAACGCCCTAAGGGAGGCAGATGATTGTCATCCGTTTGAAGTTTTGCCACTTGACTGCGATATCTCCAAGCAGATCTTGGCGGTGCGGAGTTATTTCGAAAACTAG
- a CDS encoding NAD(+) synthase, with translation MKNNYDWYDLRHHRFARVSLGVTRTHIGAPRKNLDEHMQVLQQMKQEGSQFAGFQELSITGYSCDKMFQSETLQEATLETLAELAEKTRNFPMLITVGAPIVQGTDLYNCAISFYGGRPLSGHIKSFLPNYREFLEHKFFIPGYRSTLRQMRLLGTVIPCGWDILLKHKFCEDFILHHELCEDMWVPISPSAFAALWGAMVEMNLSASNITIGKDLFRQDLVKVASGKNNNVYLYVSAGPGEGNRGLAWDNQILVAERGNIIAQGEQRFGFESSHLTHDVDLGSCVQDRLEQHTFSDNKAWIENMLRPGAVDFRVQEFGWLDQSPVSCPGVTFANRGEHSPQYVLKRKISRTPFVPEDPAELTYACETVHRIQTHALACRWRYMQEKQQRKVKLLFNLSGGRDSVNVAGVIAHAADLLHYDHDDVVCLSIPGFGTTDETRDLARTIGEAFGFDFREIPIAKNGSSLDVPLSDRPEQVLGLAEMLLLLSGHDGLKEDLAFENAQAWLRTVLALTIGAREIGMFIGTGTMTEAAVGWFTMHGDGASHFNPNASMPKSLEKHVLLWMADHVFVGQPLVRDAFRAVAGLAPSPELTRLVGGKRVQITDEIIGPEILREFFLFWGLRFGRRPSWINRAVWEVFSEGEPSFSLPEIVKWQKVFWRRFFDGQYKRNCVPDSVKLGLLSLSPLGGDFVWPTEGCDDEWQADCDRVP, from the coding sequence ATGAAGAACAATTACGACTGGTACGATTTGCGTCATCATCGTTTTGCACGTGTCTCGTTGGGTGTAACACGGACGCACATTGGTGCACCGCGTAAGAATCTCGATGAACACATGCAGGTTTTACAACAGATGAAGCAGGAAGGTTCGCAATTTGCCGGTTTTCAGGAGCTTTCCATTACCGGCTACAGCTGTGACAAAATGTTTCAGAGCGAAACGTTGCAAGAGGCGACACTGGAAACATTGGCCGAATTGGCCGAAAAGACACGCAATTTTCCGATGCTCATCACAGTTGGCGCGCCAATCGTGCAAGGTACGGATTTGTATAACTGCGCAATTTCGTTTTACGGCGGGCGCCCCTTGTCGGGGCACATCAAAAGTTTCTTGCCAAACTATCGCGAGTTCTTGGAGCACAAGTTTTTTATTCCCGGCTATCGGTCAACCTTACGGCAGATGCGGTTGTTGGGAACGGTAATTCCCTGTGGTTGGGACATTTTGCTCAAGCACAAGTTTTGCGAAGACTTCATTTTGCATCACGAACTGTGCGAGGACATGTGGGTACCCATCAGTCCTTCCGCCTTTGCCGCCCTCTGGGGAGCGATGGTGGAGATGAATCTCTCGGCCAGTAACATTACAATTGGTAAAGATTTGTTTCGGCAGGACTTGGTCAAAGTCGCTTCCGGAAAAAACAACAATGTCTATTTGTATGTTTCCGCTGGTCCCGGAGAAGGAAATCGGGGACTTGCTTGGGACAACCAGATTCTTGTGGCGGAACGGGGCAACATTATTGCGCAAGGGGAGCAACGTTTCGGTTTCGAGTCGTCTCATCTTACGCACGATGTCGATCTTGGTTCTTGCGTGCAAGATCGTTTGGAGCAACACACGTTTAGTGATAACAAGGCATGGATTGAAAACATGTTGCGCCCCGGGGCTGTTGATTTCCGAGTGCAAGAGTTTGGGTGGTTGGATCAATCGCCAGTATCTTGTCCTGGTGTTACTTTTGCGAATCGGGGCGAACACTCTCCCCAGTATGTTCTAAAGCGAAAGATTTCTCGTACACCTTTCGTGCCGGAGGATCCGGCGGAACTTACTTATGCCTGCGAAACGGTGCACCGGATTCAAACGCACGCGCTAGCTTGTCGTTGGCGCTACATGCAGGAGAAGCAACAACGCAAAGTGAAGTTGTTGTTCAATCTTTCCGGCGGGCGCGATTCGGTAAATGTTGCCGGAGTGATCGCGCACGCGGCGGATCTACTCCATTACGATCATGACGATGTTGTTTGTTTGTCGATTCCGGGGTTTGGAACAACCGATGAAACGCGCGATCTGGCGCGAACAATCGGCGAGGCGTTTGGATTTGATTTCCGCGAAATTCCGATTGCCAAGAATGGTTCCAGTTTGGATGTACCTCTTTCGGATAGACCAGAACAAGTGTTGGGTCTGGCAGAAATGCTTCTTCTTCTCTCCGGCCACGATGGTTTGAAAGAGGATTTGGCATTTGAAAACGCGCAGGCCTGGTTGAGAACGGTTTTAGCTTTGACCATCGGGGCACGCGAGATTGGCATGTTTATCGGTACCGGCACGATGACGGAAGCCGCCGTGGGGTGGTTTACGATGCATGGTGACGGGGCCAGTCATTTCAATCCGAATGCTTCGATGCCCAAGAGTTTGGAAAAACATGTTCTGCTTTGGATGGCGGATCATGTGTTTGTGGGTCAACCGCTCGTGCGGGATGCATTTCGAGCAGTGGCCGGATTGGCGCCATCACCGGAGTTGACGCGCTTAGTGGGCGGTAAGCGAGTTCAGATTACGGATGAGATTATCGGTCCGGAAATCTTGCGCGAATTCTTTTTGTTTTGGGGGTTACGCTTTGGACGGCGTCCCAGCTGGATCAATCGCGCCGTTTGGGAAGTTTTCTCGGAGGGAGAACCAAGTTTTTCGTTGCCGGAGATTGTGAAGTGGCAAAAGGTTTTCTGGCGGCGGTTTTTTGACGGTCAGTATAAACGCAACTGCGTGCCGGACAGTGTGAAGTTGGGCCTCTTGTCGCTATCACCGCTTGGTGGGGACTTTGTGTGGCCGACGGAGGGTTGTGACGACGAGTGGCAAGCGGACTGCGATCGCGTGCCGTAA
- a CDS encoding endonuclease/exonuclease/phosphatase family protein, translating to MQLKLVCLNLWYGGKLWDNVVAFIRKENPDILALQEVMKSDDQKLPPNYRTLEELRKIFNFPYCHNAPAFVGTRPDMPKAEFGNAILSKYPIVKGEAIFFDVPYDDNYAEMNDFSFSPRNLEHVEIDTGEQKLNVFNTQGIWGFDGDDNERRLKMSDTIREAYKGKENTILCGDFNTQENTKSMANFEKDLKNIFKGEIKTSFNMRHKPAGSGFAGAVVDMIYVSPNIKVLEHYSTNEDVTDHVPLVAVLEI from the coding sequence ATGCAACTAAAACTTGTCTGTCTCAATCTTTGGTACGGTGGAAAGTTATGGGATAACGTGGTGGCGTTTATCCGCAAAGAGAATCCCGATATCTTGGCATTGCAGGAAGTGATGAAAAGTGATGACCAGAAATTACCGCCCAATTATCGAACACTGGAAGAGTTGCGGAAGATTTTTAATTTTCCATATTGTCACAATGCGCCGGCGTTTGTGGGAACGCGTCCTGATATGCCGAAGGCGGAATTTGGGAATGCTATTTTGTCCAAGTATCCTATTGTAAAAGGTGAAGCTATTTTTTTTGATGTCCCATATGACGATAACTATGCGGAGATGAACGATTTTTCGTTTTCTCCGCGCAATTTGGAACATGTCGAAATTGATACGGGAGAACAAAAGTTAAATGTTTTTAACACGCAAGGTATTTGGGGTTTCGACGGTGATGATAATGAACGGCGATTAAAAATGAGCGATACGATTCGTGAGGCATATAAGGGCAAGGAAAATACGATTCTTTGTGGAGATTTTAATACGCAAGAAAATACCAAATCGATGGCTAATTTTGAGAAGGATTTAAAAAATATTTTTAAGGGTGAAATAAAAACATCATTTAATATGCGTCATAAGCCGGCTGGTTCCGGATTTGCCGGTGCGGTGGTGGATATGATTTACGTCAGTCCGAATATCAAAGTGTTGGAACATTATTCGACAAATGAAGACGTGACGGATCACGTGCCGTTAGTGGCGGTGTTGGAAATTTGA
- the pncB gene encoding nicotinate phosphoribosyltransferase, whose translation MKEKPIINHLTDLDVYKLNMQQLIWSKRRGVPVVLAMNNRTKSVRLADIIPISELQAQLDHCRTLRFTDRELDYLRSFRLSDGRPQYAPEFVDYLREFQLPPYELEVGLDGQYDLRFPGAWEEASPWETIGITIVNQLRNQFVLRAQDMTLQDLYKEGHLRLGRKLEMISQYPGIRIMEFSTRRRCCLDWQEKVICRLMNELKPEQLTGTSNVWIAMEQGLKVQGTQAHELDMVYACLFGDDDDSIRQSHQQMLKDWWDLYGESLSIALTDTFGSDFFFRDMTREQAMLWKGLRQDSGDPFKWGERAIQFYKGFGVNPLTKLGVFSDGLWAERIIELYLHFENRLGTCYGWGTDLGNDLGIDPISLVAKIIRANGRWPVKLSDNLAKAVGRLEDIARAKRIYGHTHNDTEVCRV comes from the coding sequence GTGAAAGAAAAACCGATTATCAATCACTTGACCGATTTGGACGTCTATAAACTCAACATGCAACAATTGATTTGGAGTAAACGGCGGGGTGTGCCGGTGGTTCTTGCGATGAACAACCGCACAAAGAGCGTGCGGTTGGCGGATATTATCCCCATTAGCGAACTGCAGGCCCAGCTTGACCATTGTCGAACATTGCGGTTTACCGATCGCGAATTGGACTATCTGCGAAGCTTTCGTCTTTCTGATGGACGGCCGCAGTATGCGCCAGAGTTTGTGGATTATCTGCGCGAATTTCAGTTGCCCCCCTATGAGTTAGAGGTTGGATTGGACGGGCAGTACGATTTGCGGTTTCCAGGCGCATGGGAAGAAGCGAGTCCTTGGGAAACGATTGGTATTACCATTGTCAACCAACTTCGCAACCAATTTGTGTTGCGAGCGCAGGATATGACGTTGCAGGATTTGTACAAGGAAGGACATCTCCGGTTGGGAAGAAAATTGGAGATGATTTCGCAGTATCCCGGAATTCGGATCATGGAGTTTAGTACACGCCGGCGTTGTTGTCTTGATTGGCAAGAAAAAGTAATTTGTCGACTTATGAATGAATTGAAACCTGAGCAGCTGACCGGTACCTCCAACGTGTGGATTGCGATGGAACAAGGTTTGAAAGTCCAAGGGACGCAAGCGCACGAGCTTGACATGGTCTATGCTTGCCTATTTGGAGATGATGACGATTCGATCCGGCAATCGCATCAGCAAATGCTGAAAGATTGGTGGGATTTGTACGGCGAGTCGCTCTCAATCGCTTTAACCGATACTTTCGGCAGTGATTTTTTCTTCCGGGATATGACGCGAGAACAAGCGATGCTCTGGAAAGGGTTGCGTCAGGATTCGGGTGACCCCTTCAAGTGGGGTGAGCGGGCGATTCAGTTTTACAAGGGGTTCGGTGTTAATCCACTTACCAAGCTTGGTGTGTTTTCGGACGGTCTGTGGGCGGAGAGAATCATTGAACTCTATCTTCATTTTGAGAACCGGCTCGGTACCTGCTACGGGTGGGGGACGGATTTAGGGAATGATTTGGGGATCGATCCGATCTCGCTCGTTGCCAAAATTATCCGTGCCAACGGTCGCTGGCCGGTAAAACTTTCCGATAATCTTGCGAAGGCTGTTGGAAGGTTGGAAGACATCGCGCGTGCTAAGCGTATCTACGGACACACGCATAACGACACGGAAGTTTGCCGGGTTTAG
- a CDS encoding DUF1059 domain-containing protein has product MEINCKDVSGWECPFSAKDETADGIRQLMIDHFLGDHGDQMNALDDKAQNKISEKIEEMLVGQ; this is encoded by the coding sequence ATGGAAATAAATTGCAAAGATGTCAGCGGGTGGGAGTGTCCGTTTTCGGCCAAAGACGAAACTGCCGACGGGATTCGTCAGTTGATGATTGATCATTTCTTGGGTGATCACGGTGATCAAATGAACGCTCTTGATGATAAAGCGCAGAACAAAATCTCCGAGAAGATCGAGGAGATGCTGGTTGGGCAGTAA
- a CDS encoding NUDIX domain-containing protein, which produces MTTRKGDVVRVCGRGAVEVVESPVFNDWLNRKFDHENLQLRGIEIQSSDIFGARVAFVKMKTDVVKRRSKKPVPGIVFLRGDSVTMLVFVVCKETGEIFVVTTKQARVPLGSAGFIEIPAGMLDDDEVNSRALAELDEETGLHINRRKKEKLRKLGKFTPSAGGCDEQITCFSVTIRVSRRKMGTIAKYLRGVDEENEEIAVEFLTVEQFLAHLQLGAITDGKAFAALMMFLLQNDSACTIVKNIVGNLVLGQ; this is translated from the coding sequence GTGACGACAAGAAAGGGCGACGTTGTCAGAGTTTGCGGTAGGGGCGCAGTCGAAGTTGTTGAAAGCCCTGTTTTTAATGACTGGCTAAATCGCAAGTTTGATCATGAAAATCTTCAACTGCGTGGTATTGAGATTCAGTCCTCCGACATTTTTGGCGCGCGGGTCGCATTTGTGAAAATGAAAACTGATGTCGTGAAACGTCGGAGCAAGAAACCAGTGCCGGGCATTGTCTTTCTGCGCGGGGATTCGGTAACGATGTTAGTCTTCGTTGTTTGTAAGGAAACAGGTGAGATTTTCGTTGTCACAACGAAACAGGCTCGAGTTCCCCTCGGTAGTGCAGGATTCATCGAGATTCCGGCGGGAATGTTGGATGATGATGAAGTCAACTCCCGCGCGCTTGCTGAACTTGACGAAGAAACCGGTTTACACATCAATCGGCGCAAGAAAGAAAAACTCCGGAAACTGGGCAAATTTACGCCGTCCGCGGGCGGTTGCGATGAGCAGATCACTTGCTTCTCGGTGACGATCCGTGTTTCCAGGCGAAAGATGGGAACAATCGCGAAATATCTGCGTGGCGTTGATGAAGAGAACGAAGAAATCGCGGTAGAGTTTCTCACTGTCGAGCAATTTCTTGCGCATCTGCAACTCGGTGCAATTACGGACGGAAAAGCTTTCGCCGCGTTGATGATGTTTTTACTGCAAAATGACAGTGCGTGCACGATTGTTAAGAACATCGTCGGGAACCTTGTACTAGGTCAATAG
- a CDS encoding SprT family zinc-dependent metalloprotease, with product MLFGKKEPAVALLGIKVIRSHRRTMSLEITREGKVVIRAPYLFSERKIAKFVSEKKGWIKKKQAIIKKRVAEKPKRQFLAGENFLYLGKNYGLLLVTRKRPPLVLTDYFELSALQRHRAPAIFTRWYIERAKAVITPIVNRFAEDNTLTFKKLRFSGARTRWGSCTNRGHLSFSWRLIMAPEEVVAYVVVHELAHLEHHNHSKRFWKFVEKMEPSFRKQRQWLREHGHKLVID from the coding sequence ATGTTATTCGGGAAAAAAGAACCGGCAGTAGCGCTTTTGGGTATCAAGGTGATTCGCTCGCATCGGCGGACGATGTCTTTGGAGATTACAAGAGAGGGCAAGGTGGTTATTCGTGCGCCTTATCTTTTTTCGGAACGAAAAATCGCTAAATTCGTTAGTGAGAAAAAGGGATGGATCAAGAAGAAACAAGCAATTATTAAAAAGCGCGTCGCGGAAAAACCGAAGCGACAATTTTTGGCCGGTGAGAATTTTTTATATCTGGGTAAGAATTATGGCCTGCTGTTGGTAACAAGAAAAAGACCGCCCCTTGTTTTAACGGATTATTTTGAGCTTTCCGCTTTGCAAAGGCACCGTGCGCCGGCTATTTTTACACGCTGGTATATCGAAAGAGCGAAAGCGGTGATTACACCGATAGTGAATCGATTCGCGGAAGATAATACTCTAACGTTTAAAAAACTTCGGTTTAGTGGTGCAAGAACGCGTTGGGGGTCTTGTACCAATCGTGGCCACTTGAGTTTTTCTTGGCGGTTGATAATGGCACCGGAAGAAGTGGTGGCATATGTGGTTGTGCACGAGTTGGCGCATTTGGAACATCACAACCACTCAAAAAGATTTTGGAAATTTGTGGAAAAGATGGAACCGAGTTTCAGGAAACAGAGACAGTGGCTAAGGGAACATGGACATAAATTGGTGATAGACTGA